A region of Denticeps clupeoides chromosome 19, fDenClu1.1, whole genome shotgun sequence DNA encodes the following proteins:
- the sagb gene encoding S-arrestin b isoform X1 has product MSPKHVVFKKFSRDKSVGVYMARRDFVDHCDFVDPVDGVVVIDHEQIKGKRVHIMLSCSFRYGRADLDLVGMPADSYRRDLFLCTRQVYPPLQDRERSVHTKMQEKLLNKLGNDAYPFFFEFPDNLPCSVDLKPGPKDVTNHCAVEFEVKAFCSEGQDEKALKGSSVRLAIRKIQYAPEKKGPPPCGETTCEFAMSDKPLQVKVTLDKETYYHSEPINISVDITNSTNKDVNEISVAVEQITNVVLYSNDKYMKPVASEEAGDNVPAGTSFKKVYTLLPLLSNNREKRGIALDGKLKHEDTNLASTTIIKDEVLKEVLGMLVSYRVAVRLMVGGIIGSSEVAVEVPFRLMHPKPDPARESMEEELVFEEFKRSYLKGIIGEEDDSATEA; this is encoded by the exons ATGAGTCCCAAACATGTCGTCTTCAAAAAGTTCTCCCGGGACAAGTCT GTGGGGGTGTACATGGCAAGACGAGACTTTGTGGATCACTGTGACTTCGTGGACCCCGTAG ATGGCGTTGTGGTTATAGACCATGAGCAGATCAAAGGAAAGAGAG TTCACATCATGCTATCCTGCTCGTTCCGTTATGGTCGGGCCGACTTGGACCTGGTGGGCATGCCGGCGGACTCGTACCGGAGAGACCTCTTCCTGTGCACGCGGCAGGTCTACCCTCCCCTGCAGGACCGGGAGAGGAGCGTTCACACCAAAAtgcaggagaagctgctgaaCAAGCTGGGGAATGACGCCTACCCCTTCTTCTTTGAG TTTCCAGACAACTTACCCTGCTCTGTGGATCTCAAGCCTGGTCCCAAGGATGTAACCAAT CACTGTGCCGTCGAGTTTGAAGTCAAAGCTTTTTGCAGCGAAGGTCAGGATGAAAAAGCGTTGAAGGG GAGCTCCGTCCGTCTGGCCATCCGGAAAATTCAGTATGCCCCCGAAAAGAAAGGGCCACCCCCCTGTGGTGAGACCACTTGTGAGTTTGCCATGTCGGACAAACCCCTGCAGGTGAAGGTCACCCTGGACAAGGAG ACGTACTACCACAGTGAGCCCATTAACATTAGCGTTGACATCACAAACAGCACCAATAAAGACGTGAATGAAATCTCTGTGGCAG TGGAACAGATCACCAACGTGGTGCTCTACTCAAATGACAAGTACATGAAGCCGGTGGCCAGTGAGGAGGCAGG AGATAATGTCCCTGCTGGAACCAGTTTTAAGAAGGTCTACACCCTCCTACCACTGCTGAGCAATAACAGGGAGAAGCGAGGCATAGCCCTGGATGGAAAGCTGAAGCATGAAGACACCAACCTCGCCTCCACTACTAT TATAAAAGATGAGGTGCTCAAGGAAGTGCTGGGAATGCTGGTCTCTTACAGGGTGGCAGTCCGACTCATGGTTGGTGG cattattgGTTCAAG TGAGGTTGCAGTTGAGGTGCCTTTTCGACTCATGCATCCTAAACCTGACCCAG CAAGAGAAAG CATGGAAGAGGAGCTGGTGTTTGAGGAGTTTAAACGCTCCTACCTGAAGGGCATCATTGGCGAAGAGGATGACTCTGCGACCGAGGCGTGA
- the sagb gene encoding S-arrestin b isoform X2 gives MSPKHVVFKKFSRDKSVGVYMARRDFVDHCDFVDPVDGVVVIDHEQIKGKRVHIMLSCSFRYGRADLDLVGMPADSYRRDLFLCTRQVYPPLQDRERSVHTKMQEKLLNKLGNDAYPFFFEFPDNLPCSVDLKPGPKDVTNHCAVEFEVKAFCSEGQDEKALKGSSVRLAIRKIQYAPEKKGPPPCGETTCEFAMSDKPLQVKVTLDKETYYHSEPINISVDITNSTNKDVNEISVAVEQITNVVLYSNDKYMKPVASEEAGDNVPAGTSFKKVYTLLPLLSNNREKRGIALDGKLKHEDTNLASTTIIKDEVLKEVLGMLVSYRVAVRLMVGGIIGSSEVAVEVPFRLMHPKPDPARESMEEELVFEEFKRSYLKGIIGEEDDSATEA, from the exons ATGAGTCCCAAACATGTCGTCTTCAAAAAGTTCTCCCGGGACAAGTCT GTGGGGGTGTACATGGCAAGACGAGACTTTGTGGATCACTGTGACTTCGTGGACCCCGTAG ATGGCGTTGTGGTTATAGACCATGAGCAGATCAAAGGAAAGAGAG TTCACATCATGCTATCCTGCTCGTTCCGTTATGGTCGGGCCGACTTGGACCTGGTGGGCATGCCGGCGGACTCGTACCGGAGAGACCTCTTCCTGTGCACGCGGCAGGTCTACCCTCCCCTGCAGGACCGGGAGAGGAGCGTTCACACCAAAAtgcaggagaagctgctgaaCAAGCTGGGGAATGACGCCTACCCCTTCTTCTTTGAG TTTCCAGACAACTTACCCTGCTCTGTGGATCTCAAGCCTGGTCCCAAGGATGTAACCAAT CACTGTGCCGTCGAGTTTGAAGTCAAAGCTTTTTGCAGCGAAGGTCAGGATGAAAAAGCGTTGAAGGG GAGCTCCGTCCGTCTGGCCATCCGGAAAATTCAGTATGCCCCCGAAAAGAAAGGGCCACCCCCCTGTGGTGAGACCACTTGTGAGTTTGCCATGTCGGACAAACCCCTGCAGGTGAAGGTCACCCTGGACAAGGAG ACGTACTACCACAGTGAGCCCATTAACATTAGCGTTGACATCACAAACAGCACCAATAAAGACGTGAATGAAATCTCTGTGGCAG TGGAACAGATCACCAACGTGGTGCTCTACTCAAATGACAAGTACATGAAGCCGGTGGCCAGTGAGGAGGCAGG AGATAATGTCCCTGCTGGAACCAGTTTTAAGAAGGTCTACACCCTCCTACCACTGCTGAGCAATAACAGGGAGAAGCGAGGCATAGCCCTGGATGGAAAGCTGAAGCATGAAGACACCAACCTCGCCTCCACTACTAT TATAAAAGATGAGGTGCTCAAGGAAGTGCTGGGAATGCTGGTCTCTTACAGGGTGGCAGTCCGACTCATGGTTGGTGG cattattgG TTCAAGTGAGGTTGCAGTTGAGGTGCCTTTTCGACTCATGCATCCTAAACCTGACCCAG CAAGAGAAAG CATGGAAGAGGAGCTGGTGTTTGAGGAGTTTAAACGCTCCTACCTGAAGGGCATCATTGGCGAAGAGGATGACTCTGCGACCGAGGCGTGA
- the LOC114768924 gene encoding collagen alpha-1(X) chain — MCEMLLLLLGAIFSVAISQEHRMLGNGNTPMDPFGPGGGAEPDATYCDMLLNAPIPPTADQVPWFCICSSCKGTAGPKGEQGDRGLPGRPGSPGARGLPGPRGVPGYEGRQGIKGQKGDDGQKGERGLLGQCGPQGDPGLKGDKGDPGIAGPSGEPGAKGDDGMCPGPCIPSEGLPGGPGLPGPAGVRGLPGVDGVPGPKGQKGDMGVTGKPGDPGVVGPKGNQGADGQCNCKDGANGTNGQPGPKGNKGDQGPQGVQGVTGENGAKGDQGDMGPIGVPGPCSPAVQSAFSAALTASFPSPNRPVLFTRVIYNLQNNYDPAVGVFIAPVNGTYSFSYHLTVSDRVLKVGLFLNFLPVVKTTESTQLGTASQQVVLHLNRQDMVWIQVKDSASNGMFTSSEASSTFSGYLLHPDSCDMATSRDAFFTPVTGDYSWGDK; from the exons ATGTGTGAAatgctactgctgctgctgggagcCATCTTCTCTGTGGCGATATCGCAGGAACACCGCATGCTTGGTAATGGCAACACGCCGATGGACCCTTTCGGCCCAGGTGGTGGGGCAGAGCCTGACGCGACGTATTGCGACATGCTGCTGAACGCCCCCATCCCGCCCACGGCTGACCAGGTGCCCTGGTTCTGCATCTGCTCCAGCTGCAAGGGCACCGCTGGGCCTAAAGGGGAGCAGGGGGACCGGGGGCTGCCAG GCCGACCAGGGAGTCCGGGGGCGAGAGGACTCCCTGGGCCCAGAGGAGTTCCTGGATATGAGGGAAGGCAGGGGATTAAAG GACAGAAGGGTGATGACGGACAGAAGGGGGAAAGGGGACTTCTTGGACAGTGTGGACCTCAGGGAGACCCTGGCCTTAAAG GTGACAAAGGAGACCCTGGCATAGCTGGACCTTCTGGAGAACCAGGTGCCAAAGGAGATGATGGAATGTGCCCGGGACCCTGTATACCTTCAGAGGGTCTCCCTGGTGGGCCGGGGCTCCCTGGTCCAGCTGGAGTGAGAGGCTTACCTGGGGTGGATGGGGTACCTGGACCTAAGGGTCAAAAAGGTGACATGGGTGTTACAGGGAAGCCTGGCGACCCTGGTGTTGTGGGTCCAAAAGGTAACCAGGGGGCTGATGGACAGTGCAACTGCAAGGATGGTGCCAACGGGACAAATGGGCAGCCAGGTCCCAAGGGTAACAAAGGGGACCAAGGACCTCAGGGTGTACAAGGGGTGACTGGTGAGAACGGAGCCAAAGGAGACCAAGGTGACATGGGTCCAATTGGGGTCCCGGGCCCTTGCTCCCCAGCCGTCCAATCAGCTTTCTCTGCAGCTCTCACAGCCTCTTTTCCATCTCCAAACCGCCCAGTCCTATTCACGCGTGTAATATACAACCTGCAGAATAATTATGACCCTGCTGTTGGGGTCTTCATAGCCCCAGTCAACGGCACCTACAGCTTCAGCTACCACCTCACTGTCAGCGACCGTGTCCTGAAGGTGGGGCTGTTCCTCAACTTCTTGCCTGTTGTGAAGACCACCGAGTCGACCCAGCTCGGCACTGCCTCCCAACAGGTTGTTCTGCACTTGAATCGCCAAGACATGGTGTGGATCCAAGTGAAAGATTCAGCCAGCAATGGCATGTTCACCAGCAGTGAGGCCAGCAGCACCTTCTCCGGCTACCTGCTCCACCCCGACAGCTGTGATATGGCCACGTCCCGAGATGCCTTTTTCACTCCAGTAACAGGAGATTACAGCTGGGGTGACAAGTAG